One genomic window of Phycisphaerales bacterium includes the following:
- a CDS encoding aminotransferase class IV — protein sequence MIVYFNGQFLPAADAHISVFDRGFLFGDGVYEGVRVFENTVICPERHVTRMAAGLAEGRVHWDPRELPGICLELCRRNELADAFMYVQVTRGTPPPGEPVRARTMTTQGEPTVFAFSTPQPAMDHYQKPPTTTLALVEDRRWSRGHLKSISLLGNVLAAYDAQAQGAQEVAMHKDGLLTEACASNIIVSVDGGLATPSLDSASILEGATRARCLALDPGIVERPVGVDELLRADEVMLVGTTSIVTSALEIDGKPVGDGTPGPRAQRLLDLVMDDCRSQVETARRTAKEAVAVG from the coding sequence GTGATCGTTTACTTCAACGGCCAGTTTCTCCCCGCGGCCGACGCCCATATCAGCGTCTTCGACCGCGGCTTCCTCTTCGGCGACGGCGTCTACGAGGGCGTCCGCGTCTTCGAGAACACCGTGATCTGCCCCGAGCGGCACGTCACTCGCATGGCCGCCGGCCTGGCCGAGGGCCGCGTGCACTGGGACCCGCGCGAACTGCCGGGCATCTGCCTGGAGCTCTGCCGCCGCAACGAGCTGGCCGACGCGTTCATGTACGTCCAGGTCACCCGCGGCACGCCCCCGCCCGGCGAGCCCGTGCGGGCCCGGACCATGACCACCCAGGGCGAGCCCACGGTCTTCGCCTTTTCCACGCCCCAGCCGGCCATGGACCACTACCAGAAGCCGCCGACCACCACGCTGGCCCTCGTCGAGGACCGCCGCTGGAGCCGCGGCCACCTCAAGAGCATCAGCCTGCTGGGCAACGTGCTGGCCGCCTACGACGCCCAGGCCCAGGGCGCCCAGGAAGTGGCCATGCACAAGGACGGCCTGCTCACCGAGGCCTGCGCGAGCAACATCATCGTCTCGGTCGACGGCGGGCTGGCGACGCCCTCACTCGATAGCGCCTCGATCCTCGAGGGCGCCACGCGGGCCCGCTGCCTCGCGCTCGATCCTGGCATCGTCGAGCGGCCCGTGGGCGTCGACGAGCTGTTGCGCGCCGACGAGGTCATGCTCGTGGGCACCACCAGCATCGTCACGAGCGCCCTCGAGATCGACGGCAAGCCCGTCGGCGACGGCACCCCCGGCCCCCGGGCCCAGCGCCTGCTCGACCTGGTGATGGACGATTGCCGGAGCCAGGTCGAAACCGCCCGACGGACCGCCAAAGAAGCCGTCGCGGTCGGCTGA
- the murD gene encoding UDP-N-acetylmuramoyl-L-alanine--D-glutamate ligase: MPSLEGKRVTVMGLGRFGGGLGVAKWLHAQGASVLVTDMADAEALAEQVAQLPEGVRTCLGGHDQRDFTSADLVVASPAVARPWANPYLNAATSAGVPITTEIGLVIDRLPERTRVIGVTGTAGKSTTSAMIARALEATGRRVHLGGNIGGSLLEANIQPTDFIVLELSSFMLHWLGQRGWSPGTAVLTNLSPNHLDWHETFEHYEAAKRAIAEQQRPGDLLLCDRWPELATATRVRPIDDLPSLALPGSHNRTNAAMALAAATATLDRHGIDYDRAGLADAIATFPGLPHRLQLVASHAGVSFYNDSKCTTPEATALAVDALADRTPRERIHLVAGGADKGVDLAPIADLTRTLGSLHTIGATGPSIRDRAAGGRVTHDGTLERAFEAAVGRCEPGHAVLLSPGCASWDQFTNYEARGAAFVDLVHRWIAADAQRVQPTQAD; encoded by the coding sequence ATGCCGTCGCTTGAGGGCAAGCGCGTCACCGTCATGGGCCTGGGCCGATTCGGCGGCGGGCTGGGCGTCGCGAAGTGGCTGCACGCCCAGGGCGCCAGCGTGCTGGTCACCGACATGGCCGATGCCGAAGCGCTCGCCGAACAGGTCGCCCAACTGCCCGAAGGCGTGCGCACGTGCCTCGGCGGCCACGACCAGCGCGACTTCACGAGTGCCGACCTCGTCGTCGCCAGCCCGGCCGTCGCCCGGCCCTGGGCGAATCCATACCTGAACGCCGCCACCAGCGCCGGCGTGCCCATCACCACCGAGATCGGCCTGGTGATCGACCGCCTGCCCGAACGCACGCGCGTCATCGGCGTCACCGGCACCGCCGGCAAGAGCACGACGAGCGCCATGATCGCACGGGCTCTGGAAGCGACGGGCCGACGCGTCCACCTCGGCGGCAACATCGGCGGCTCGCTCCTCGAAGCCAACATCCAACCCACAGACTTCATCGTCCTCGAGCTCTCCAGCTTCATGCTCCACTGGCTCGGTCAGCGCGGCTGGTCTCCGGGCACCGCCGTCCTGACCAACCTCTCGCCCAACCACCTCGACTGGCACGAGACCTTCGAGCACTACGAGGCCGCCAAGCGCGCCATCGCCGAGCAGCAGCGGCCGGGTGACCTGCTGCTGTGCGATCGCTGGCCCGAACTGGCGACCGCCACGCGTGTGCGCCCCATCGATGACCTGCCCTCGCTCGCCCTGCCCGGCTCGCACAATCGCACCAACGCCGCCATGGCGCTCGCCGCCGCGACCGCCACCCTCGACCGCCACGGCATCGACTACGACCGCGCGGGCCTCGCCGACGCCATCGCCACGTTCCCGGGCCTGCCGCACCGCCTGCAGCTCGTCGCGAGCCACGCCGGCGTCTCGTTCTACAACGACAGCAAGTGCACGACGCCCGAGGCCACGGCGCTGGCCGTCGACGCGCTCGCCGACCGCACGCCGCGCGAGCGGATCCACCTCGTCGCCGGCGGCGCCGACAAGGGCGTCGATCTCGCGCCCATCGCCGACCTCACGCGCACGCTCGGCTCGCTCCATACCATCGGGGCGACCGGCCCGAGCATCCGCGACCGAGCGGCCGGCGGAAGGGTGACCCACGATGGCACGCTCGAGCGGGCATTCGAGGCGGCGGTGGGGCGGTGCGAGCCGGGCCACGCCGTGCTGCTCAGCCCCGGCTGTGCGTCGTGGGACCAGTTCACCAACTACGAGGCCCGCGGCGCGGCGTTCGTCGATCTGGTGCATCGCTGGATCGCTGCTGATGCTCAGCGCGTGCAGCCCACCCAAGCCGACTGA
- a CDS encoding YdjY domain-containing protein, whose translation MLSACSPPKPTDPTPPTPVSEPAPVRTEVPPPKTEPAETITLAEGLRLNRGERWIELDGFVPIDVRERDRTGYTLVRYLECIAVTPTSGKDHEALIVTSVRPSTIHAALVTLALEPGAPGSVSWDGTRAIMNPATGAPVRVTYRERDEPPPGAPITDYIVHADTGESFDAKANWVFAGSLFEGDRYVADAEGLVVGFHTFGSELVALRRAMSPDSFIEEPRWIAHPERTPEFGDLVTIRITAEASPG comes from the coding sequence ATGCTCAGCGCGTGCAGCCCACCCAAGCCGACTGATCCCACGCCGCCCACGCCCGTGTCCGAGCCCGCTCCGGTTCGAACCGAAGTCCCGCCGCCGAAGACCGAGCCGGCCGAGACGATCACGCTCGCCGAGGGGCTGCGGCTCAACCGCGGCGAGCGATGGATCGAGCTCGACGGCTTCGTGCCCATCGATGTGCGCGAGCGGGACCGCACCGGCTACACGCTCGTCCGCTACCTCGAGTGCATCGCCGTCACGCCCACCAGCGGCAAGGACCACGAGGCCCTCATCGTCACCAGCGTCCGCCCCAGCACGATCCACGCCGCCCTCGTCACGCTGGCCCTGGAGCCCGGCGCCCCAGGCAGCGTCTCGTGGGACGGCACGCGCGCCATCATGAACCCTGCCACCGGCGCTCCGGTGCGCGTGACCTACCGCGAGCGCGACGAGCCGCCTCCCGGCGCGCCAATCACCGACTACATCGTCCACGCCGACACGGGCGAATCGTTTGATGCGAAAGCTAACTGGGTATTCGCCGGCTCACTCTTCGAAGGGGACCGCTACGTGGCCGACGCCGAGGGCCTCGTTGTCGGCTTCCACACGTTCGGGAGCGAACTAGTTGCCCTGCGGAGAGCCATGAGCCCCGACTCATTCATCGAAGAACCGCGATGGATCGCTCACCCCGAGCGTACCCCCGAGTTCGGAGATCTCGTGACGATCCGGATCACCGCAGAAGCTTCGCCCGGCTAG
- a CDS encoding trypsin-like peptidase domain-containing protein, with protein MRRFITLGPAAVVLLTALAALLAAPEIMQRTEAKQAEAQVTLARQVLGEDDILERINRATRAIARSVEPGVVHLMSATRFRSGAAGSGWVYDDEGHILTNAHVVGGSDVVRVQLYTGRTMDADVVGVDVFTDIAVLKAEDPTGLVALPRATGEMPQQGDRVFAFGSPFNFKFSMSEGIVSGLGRDPNTGAAGSAFTNFIQTDAAVNPGNSGGPLIDVRGRVIGMNVAIATGRSGDSLANPSEGQSAGISFAIPLSTIESIADQLIETGEVARGRLGIAFGGGFRGQREIVDAGVSRGIGVVVGQVTSGGPAERAGIQDNDVIESIGGHPVPTPDILRAVVNTMRPGKEVSVRVWRDGLPIDATVVLDELDSINAIGRPVQLMLDEVLGLDIRLDNQGLVYVQRTADDSPAQRAGLERNQQIVEIDGTTIDSYTEFLDAMAASRVSLGRRMTVLVRDPGEEATREISIRVRP; from the coding sequence ATGCGACGATTCATCACCCTTGGCCCCGCCGCGGTGGTGCTACTGACGGCGCTCGCAGCGCTGCTGGCGGCGCCCGAGATCATGCAGCGGACCGAGGCCAAGCAGGCCGAGGCGCAGGTGACGCTCGCGCGGCAGGTCCTGGGCGAGGACGACATCCTCGAGCGCATCAACCGCGCGACGCGGGCGATCGCCCGATCGGTCGAGCCCGGCGTGGTGCACCTGATGTCGGCCACCCGGTTCCGGTCCGGGGCCGCGGGCTCGGGCTGGGTGTACGACGATGAGGGCCACATCCTGACCAACGCGCACGTCGTTGGCGGCTCGGACGTCGTCCGCGTCCAGCTCTACACGGGCCGCACGATGGATGCCGACGTCGTCGGTGTGGACGTCTTCACCGACATTGCGGTGCTCAAGGCCGAAGATCCGACGGGCTTGGTGGCATTGCCCCGCGCAACGGGCGAGATGCCCCAGCAGGGCGACCGCGTGTTCGCGTTCGGCTCGCCGTTCAACTTCAAGTTCTCGATGAGCGAAGGCATCGTCAGTGGTCTCGGCCGCGATCCCAACACCGGTGCCGCTGGCAGCGCGTTCACGAACTTCATCCAGACCGACGCGGCGGTGAACCCGGGCAACTCGGGCGGCCCCCTCATCGACGTGCGTGGGCGCGTGATCGGCATGAACGTGGCCATCGCGACGGGGCGTTCGGGCGACTCGCTCGCGAACCCGAGCGAGGGGCAGAGCGCGGGCATCAGCTTTGCGATCCCGCTATCGACGATCGAGTCGATTGCCGATCAGCTCATCGAGACCGGTGAAGTGGCTCGGGGCCGGCTCGGCATCGCGTTCGGCGGAGGATTCCGCGGGCAGCGAGAGATCGTCGACGCCGGCGTCTCCCGCGGGATCGGCGTCGTCGTGGGCCAGGTGACCAGCGGCGGGCCGGCCGAACGAGCCGGCATCCAGGACAACGACGTGATCGAGAGCATCGGCGGTCACCCGGTGCCGACCCCCGACATCTTGCGCGCCGTTGTGAACACCATGCGGCCGGGCAAGGAAGTGTCGGTACGGGTGTGGCGCGATGGCCTCCCCATCGACGCGACCGTCGTACTCGACGAGCTCGACTCGATCAACGCCATCGGCCGACCGGTGCAGCTGATGCTCGACGAGGTGCTGGGCCTGGACATCCGCCTGGACAACCAGGGGCTCGTGTACGTGCAGCGGACCGCGGACGACTCGCCCGCTCAGCGGGCTGGACTCGAGCGAAACCAGCAGATCGTGGAGATCGATGGCACGACCATCGATAGCTACACCGAGTTCCTCGATGCCATGGCCGCCTCGCGCGTTTCGCTGGGCCGACGCATGACCGTGCTCGTGCGAGATCCGGGCGAGGAAGCAACCCGCGAAATCTCTATCCGCGTTCGGCCCTAG
- the panB gene encoding 3-methyl-2-oxobutanoate hydroxymethyltransferase, with protein MSTVGSIIEGASQRKPVTLATLGRMARQDEPFACLTCYDASMAQLLEQAGVHLLLVGDTAAEVILGLPRTIDMPFEVLLALTAAVKRGAPGTVVMGDMPFMTYQASPDAAIENAGRFLVEGKADVVKLEADETFAPLVKRMASAGIPVCAHVGSKPQHVALTSGYKAQGRTREDADRVLRDAKALEDAGAAMLLVEAVPNEVADEMVARSRVPVIGIGAGQGCHGQVVVLHDVMGLLEKTPGLAQPVANLGPVIREAAMQWVRRVAERNFGGKTFGMRDG; from the coding sequence GTGAGCACGGTGGGTTCGATCATCGAGGGCGCTTCGCAGCGAAAGCCCGTCACGCTTGCCACGCTTGGCCGCATGGCGAGGCAGGACGAGCCCTTTGCCTGCCTGACGTGCTACGACGCGTCGATGGCGCAGCTGCTCGAGCAGGCGGGCGTCCATCTCCTGCTGGTCGGCGATACGGCGGCCGAGGTCATTCTCGGACTTCCGCGGACGATCGACATGCCGTTCGAGGTCTTGCTTGCACTGACGGCGGCCGTCAAGCGCGGCGCGCCGGGCACGGTCGTCATGGGCGACATGCCCTTCATGACCTACCAGGCCAGCCCCGACGCCGCGATCGAGAACGCGGGGCGGTTCCTCGTCGAGGGCAAGGCCGACGTCGTCAAGCTGGAAGCGGACGAGACGTTTGCCCCGCTGGTGAAGCGGATGGCCTCGGCTGGCATCCCGGTGTGCGCGCACGTGGGCAGCAAGCCCCAGCACGTGGCGCTCACGAGCGGCTACAAGGCCCAGGGCCGGACCCGGGAGGACGCCGACCGCGTGCTGCGCGACGCAAAGGCGCTCGAGGACGCGGGGGCGGCGATGCTGCTGGTCGAGGCGGTACCCAACGAGGTTGCCGACGAAATGGTCGCACGATCCAGGGTGCCGGTAATCGGCATCGGAGCGGGCCAGGGCTGCCACGGGCAGGTGGTTGTCCTGCACGACGTTATGGGTCTCCTTGAGAAAACTCCGGGCTTGGCCCAGCCGGTGGCGAACCTCGGGCCAGTCATCCGCGAAGCGGCTATGCAATGGGTGCGTCGGGTAGCCGAAAGAAACTTCGGCGGAAAGACGTTCGGCATGCGTGACGGCTGA
- a CDS encoding NAD+ synthase has translation MRVALAPVNPTIGDLPGNAALIERAVRTSGDVDLVVLPELAVCGYPPRDLLYERGFVAACYERAMSLASLSASGPTIVVGCPIHIGQGVRNGLLVFQEGKLAATYAKRLLPTYDVFDEDRYFVAGDATCVVEVGGERVGLAICEDLWMGDDAGQHWRYQDKADPVAALAAAGASVIVAPSASPFVEGKHERHLALVGEHAKRHGLWVLGVNQSGANDDLIFDGHAIAFDPTGTLRAAGPRMGNGPTIVELSEGAPEAHDSMIEAGRDVALGEALAVGVRDYVRKTGFGRVLIGLSGGIDSAVACAVSVRALGPDNVLGVAMPGPYSSDHALADAKALAANLGVELVELPIAAPMEGFRSAVDGVFERLGEPALGAAQPDVTEQNLQSRIRGTSIMTLSNRLNALVVTTGNKTELAVGYCTLYGDMNGAIAPLADLPKMRVYELARAMNAKPDAFGFDRPPIPESTISKPPSAELAPDQRDDDTLPPYDLLDEIVVMRVEQRLGVAEIAAETGCDEGTVRRMCRLIAIHEYKRRQYGVALKMTPVAFGPGRRMPIAQAWMGEPRREAP, from the coding sequence ATGCGCGTCGCCCTGGCCCCCGTTAACCCGACGATCGGCGACCTTCCGGGCAACGCCGCGCTGATCGAGCGGGCCGTGCGTACATCGGGCGATGTTGATCTGGTGGTGCTGCCCGAGCTGGCGGTGTGCGGGTATCCGCCGCGAGACTTACTGTACGAGCGTGGATTCGTCGCGGCGTGCTACGAGCGGGCGATGTCGCTGGCGTCGCTGAGCGCCTCGGGGCCGACCATCGTCGTCGGGTGCCCGATCCATATCGGCCAGGGCGTGCGCAACGGGCTGCTGGTGTTCCAAGAAGGCAAGCTCGCGGCCACGTACGCCAAGCGTTTGCTGCCAACATACGACGTGTTCGACGAGGACCGCTACTTCGTGGCGGGCGACGCGACCTGCGTCGTTGAGGTTGGTGGCGAGCGTGTGGGGCTTGCGATCTGCGAAGACCTGTGGATGGGCGACGACGCCGGCCAGCACTGGCGGTACCAGGACAAGGCCGACCCGGTGGCGGCCCTCGCCGCGGCAGGGGCGAGCGTGATCGTCGCGCCGTCGGCCAGCCCGTTCGTTGAGGGCAAGCACGAGCGGCACCTCGCGCTGGTCGGCGAGCACGCGAAGCGGCACGGCCTGTGGGTGCTGGGCGTGAACCAGTCGGGCGCCAACGACGACCTGATCTTCGACGGGCACGCGATCGCGTTCGACCCAACCGGCACGCTCCGGGCGGCCGGTCCGCGGATGGGCAATGGACCGACGATCGTCGAGCTCTCCGAGGGCGCTCCCGAGGCGCACGATTCGATGATTGAGGCGGGTCGGGACGTTGCGCTGGGCGAGGCGCTAGCCGTGGGCGTGCGCGACTACGTCCGCAAGACCGGCTTCGGGCGCGTGCTCATTGGGCTGAGCGGCGGCATCGATTCGGCCGTCGCGTGCGCCGTGTCCGTCCGGGCGCTCGGGCCCGACAACGTGCTCGGGGTCGCGATGCCCGGGCCGTACTCGTCGGACCATGCGCTCGCCGACGCCAAGGCGCTGGCGGCGAACTTGGGCGTGGAGCTCGTGGAGCTGCCGATCGCCGCGCCGATGGAGGGCTTCCGCTCGGCCGTCGACGGCGTGTTCGAGCGCCTGGGCGAGCCAGCGCTGGGTGCGGCCCAGCCCGACGTGACAGAACAGAACCTTCAGAGCCGGATCCGCGGCACGTCGATCATGACGCTGAGCAATCGTCTGAACGCGCTCGTCGTGACCACCGGGAACAAGACGGAGCTTGCCGTGGGTTACTGCACGCTCTACGGCGACATGAACGGCGCGATCGCGCCGCTGGCCGACCTGCCGAAGATGCGCGTGTATGAGCTTGCGCGCGCGATGAACGCCAAGCCGGACGCGTTCGGATTCGATCGGCCGCCGATTCCTGAGAGCACGATCAGCAAGCCGCCGAGCGCCGAACTGGCGCCCGACCAGCGCGACGACGACACGCTCCCGCCGTACGACCTGCTGGACGAGATCGTGGTGATGCGCGTCGAGCAGCGGCTGGGCGTTGCCGAGATCGCGGCGGAGACCGGATGCGACGAGGGCACGGTGCGGCGCATGTGCCGGCTGATCGCGATCCACGAGTACAAGCGGCGGCAGTATGGGGTGGCGCTGAAGATGACCCCCGTGGCGTTCGGACCCGGGCGGCGGATGCCCATCGCCCAGGCGTGGATGGGCGAGCCCCGTCGAGAGGCTCCCTAG
- a CDS encoding lysylphosphatidylglycerol synthase domain-containing protein, whose translation MDDDAQQSQESALPPRSGTRIALQVAGFLIGIALLGWCVRLALSEENRESLKQLADAPPGALASLIGLSVVGVVANGLIFWAALRPVRRIAPLDVIATNALATFLANLPFKIGLLARIAIHNHRDKVPMAMIFGWFGAVTATLLLVSASLIAAGLLRGVLGAWTVPLALALMVVLSVVTVFVAKRLSGKRGHRRLARLIGRVGGRRALKLARTQVIRELHMGLDMLASGRWIAVVVLMRGVDFAAQAWRWVVAGELVGADVSPTDGLLISGGHFLAGALSPVGMLGFREGAAMGTAELLGLDARGFAPIALLTAGAELVVVIAGAGLAIAWLRLDRVLRARLGRTTTPRGA comes from the coding sequence ATGGATGACGACGCACAGCAATCGCAAGAGTCAGCCTTGCCCCCGAGGTCCGGGACCCGGATCGCGTTGCAGGTGGCGGGCTTCCTCATCGGCATTGCGCTGCTGGGCTGGTGCGTGCGGCTGGCGCTGAGCGAGGAGAATCGCGAATCTCTCAAGCAACTGGCCGACGCACCGCCGGGCGCACTGGCGTCGCTCATCGGCCTGAGCGTCGTGGGCGTGGTCGCCAACGGATTGATCTTCTGGGCGGCGCTCCGGCCGGTCCGTCGGATCGCGCCGCTGGACGTCATCGCCACGAACGCGCTCGCAACGTTCCTGGCGAACCTGCCGTTCAAGATTGGACTGCTGGCGCGCATCGCGATCCACAATCACCGCGACAAGGTACCGATGGCGATGATCTTCGGATGGTTTGGCGCGGTGACGGCGACGCTGCTGCTCGTGAGCGCGTCGCTCATCGCGGCCGGCCTGCTGCGCGGCGTACTGGGTGCGTGGACGGTGCCGCTGGCCTTGGCGCTGATGGTCGTGCTGTCGGTTGTCACCGTGTTCGTTGCCAAGCGGCTGAGCGGCAAGCGCGGGCACCGCCGGCTGGCCCGGCTCATCGGCCGCGTCGGCGGCAGGCGCGCCCTGAAGCTCGCACGCACGCAGGTCATCCGCGAGCTGCACATGGGACTGGACATGCTTGCGAGCGGACGGTGGATCGCGGTGGTCGTCTTGATGCGCGGCGTCGATTTCGCCGCGCAGGCGTGGCGATGGGTCGTGGCCGGTGAGCTGGTGGGCGCCGACGTCTCCCCCACCGACGGGCTGCTCATCTCGGGCGGGCACTTCCTGGCCGGGGCGCTCTCGCCCGTGGGCATGCTGGGCTTCCGAGAGGGCGCGGCGATGGGCACGGCCGAGCTGCTGGGGCTCGACGCGCGGGGCTTCGCGCCCATTGCGTTGCTGACGGCCGGGGCCGAGCTCGTCGTCGTCATCGCCGGCGCGGGGCTGGCCATCGCCTGGCTGCGGCTCGATCGGGTGCTGAGAGCCCGATTGGGCCGCACGACCACCCCACGGGGGGCGTAG
- a CDS encoding DUF4870 domain-containing protein: protein MYAAAFAMNIGKTDDNPPATDGKEYVEPMASDEDCQWGLWTHLGPLLAAVVTTGAIAPLAIAWGLYVMHVPGKNRPFVADHGREMFNFALSYTLYWTVGTIAVGIVTFGAGLVVFMPALIVLGLVGTIQASIAGAKGRYYRYPMCFRFMKSAEERAAASAA, encoded by the coding sequence ATGTACGCCGCAGCCTTCGCCATGAACATCGGAAAGACCGACGACAACCCGCCCGCGACCGACGGCAAGGAATACGTCGAGCCCATGGCTTCCGACGAAGACTGCCAGTGGGGGCTTTGGACGCACCTGGGTCCGCTGCTGGCGGCCGTCGTCACCACGGGTGCCATCGCGCCGCTGGCCATCGCCTGGGGGCTGTACGTGATGCACGTGCCGGGCAAGAACCGTCCGTTCGTGGCCGACCACGGGCGGGAGATGTTCAACTTCGCCCTGAGCTACACGCTCTATTGGACGGTGGGCACCATCGCGGTGGGCATCGTGACGTTCGGCGCGGGCCTGGTCGTGTTCATGCCCGCCCTGATCGTCCTGGGCCTCGTCGGCACGATCCAGGCCAGCATCGCCGGGGCGAAGGGTCGCTACTACCGCTACCCGATGTGCTTCCGGTTCATGAAGTCCGCCGAGGAGCGGGCCGCCGCCAGCGCGGCCTGA
- a CDS encoding PEGA domain-containing protein produces MIARTAVVIALAFLAGCTSRTIVVTSEPPGALVTLNGVEVGATPLEVGFRYYGQYDLRLRKDGYQPLSAAPWANAPWYEYPPIDFVLLPFPIETRVKWHYELEPVSVEQDAAGALIERGEQMRRAVEPGA; encoded by the coding sequence GTGATCGCGCGCACGGCTGTGGTCATCGCACTGGCGTTCCTCGCCGGCTGCACCTCGCGCACGATCGTGGTGACCAGCGAGCCGCCCGGGGCCCTCGTTACGCTCAATGGCGTCGAGGTCGGGGCGACGCCGCTGGAGGTCGGCTTTCGCTACTACGGCCAGTACGACCTGCGCCTCCGCAAGGACGGCTACCAGCCGCTGAGCGCCGCGCCCTGGGCAAACGCGCCGTGGTACGAGTACCCGCCCATCGACTTCGTGCTGCTGCCCTTCCCGATCGAGACCCGGGTGAAGTGGCACTACGAGCTCGAGCCCGTGTCGGTCGAGCAGGACGCGGCCGGCGCGCTGATCGAGCGCGGCGAGCAGATGCGTCGGGCCGTCGAACCGGGCGCGTAG
- a CDS encoding flavin reductase family protein, translated as MTETNFDPARQRLIAEACDRLPTGLYLLLARHDGDRAGILALGVHLCATEPLLVCVPVRRGHRIEPLIRDSRTFAISSVSPEDRIMRRRFERYPSAEEYHDPFDALSVVTLETGAPILESSALAFDCEVVRHVDMDADHELYIGRVVAARLNGDAPATTRPSEIGQLHLD; from the coding sequence GTGACCGAGACGAATTTCGATCCCGCTCGGCAGCGGCTCATCGCCGAAGCCTGTGACCGACTGCCGACCGGCCTCTACTTGCTCTTGGCCCGCCACGACGGCGATCGGGCCGGCATCCTCGCCCTTGGCGTGCACCTGTGCGCGACCGAGCCGCTGCTCGTCTGCGTGCCCGTGCGTCGCGGCCACCGCATCGAGCCGCTCATCCGCGACTCGAGGACCTTCGCGATCTCGAGCGTGTCACCCGAGGACCGCATCATGCGGCGACGCTTCGAGCGCTATCCCTCGGCCGAGGAGTACCACGATCCGTTCGACGCGCTCTCGGTGGTGACGCTGGAAACCGGCGCGCCAATCCTTGAGTCGAGCGCGCTTGCCTTCGACTGCGAGGTGGTTCGGCACGTGGACATGGACGCCGATCACGAGCTGTACATCGGTCGCGTGGTGGCCGCGCGGCTGAACGGCGACGCGCCAGCGACGACGCGGCCCTCGGAGATCGGCCAGCTCCATCTCGACTGA